The following nucleotide sequence is from Citrus sinensis cultivar Valencia sweet orange chromosome 6, DVS_A1.0, whole genome shotgun sequence.
CtgtaagttgtttttttttttaaatttattttgtttatttaatgaagaattattattattttaattggtttattAAGTAGTGTGATTAGGTATTATAATGAAGATGATTAATTGTTGATTTTATGCACTAGGTATTTACTTGGTATGAAGCCACTATTGAAATGGATGGCACTCCTGAAACTGATTATACAGCTGATGAGGTCTGTGTCTGTTCATCTtttactcttattttattattatttttcatgcaAAGTTGAATTGTTtgaagatttattttattaattgtagtTTTTCGCTTATGGAAATGCTAGAATAGCGGTTGTATACGGCCtgtcaatttttaaatgattaaaatataatgcATAGTTGGGAAATTTAATGAAGAGTCGAGAAATGTAAAGAAAACTTGTTGTGTCATATGGATAAAAATGCTGTTCTTAAGACTATTCTGCTTGGTTTACtcttcgtttttttttttttttccctcatttCTATTTTCAATATTGAACTATAGAAgatttatttgaatgattGATAGTGGTTTTGTTGTTTCTTGATTTTCAGACGCCCATGGTTAGTTATGTAAACGTGAATGCAGTGCTAGAAGGAAGGAGGAACCATGCTAAAGCATCGCCATCGAAGGACTCTGATGCTTCTCAGgtatttatttgttgtatttAATGTCCATATTGAAAAGCATATTGGTTGCTCtttttgcaattttatttactattcaGTGAAATACATACGGTTGGTTCAGGGTCCTCGAGTAATTGTTGTAGGACCTACAGATTCGGGTAAAAGCACACTGTCGAGGATGCTTCTTAGTTGGGCAGCAAAACTAGGTTGGAAACCTACTTTTGTTGACTTGGATATTGGCCAAGGAGCAATAACAATTCCTGGATGCATTGCTGCTACTCCAATTGAATTGCCCATTGATCCTGTGGAAGGAATCCCTCTTGAAATGCCTCTTGTTTACTTCTTTGGACACGCAACTCCTAGGTAGGCAATTTGTGCTCTTTCGCGTCAGTAAACCTTTTTGTGACCAAGTATTTTAAGTCAGTTGGCAGATACTTGATGTACTGGTAATTTCATGGTTCTTTGCAGCAACAATGTAGAGTTGTACAAAGTTCTTGTGAAGGAGCTTGCCCAAATGCTGGAAAGGCAGTTTAATGGTAATGCGGAATCTCGAGCAGCTGGCATGGTGATAAACACCATGGGGTGGATAGAAGGTGTAGGGTACGAGGTGACTATATTATGAAGCTTCGTTCGAATAAACTTCAAAATGCATGTGTGGATATCAAATGTTCAGATTATGTTGCCTTTTGGTCATGATGTTTTGTTTCATTTGGCAGTTGCTTCTCCATGCGATTGATACATTCAAAGCCAATGTTGTCTTGGTTTTGGGTCAGGTAAATCATAAAATCCATCACTTTTaactcatatttttaaatactcaTTTCAAACTTGATTCAGGTGCAATCTACAAGAATTATACACGACATCTTCATTTTCAGTTagccaatttctttttatgtaGTGCTTTTGTGGACTTGAAAATCTTATGCTTGCCTGTTTAGATAATAATATCCCAtgattcaaaagaaattattcttttttttttttactttttttttcttttaacactTTTGGTCTCAATAATATCTCTTGGTCTACATGTTGGAAGTTTGCtttgtattttcatttcttcacaTCTTAGTACTTTCTGATAATCaaattatgttgtattgtCTTATGAACGTTGAAGCAGCTATATCATTGATGTTTTTGAATACTCATTCAAGGATTGCCTATGCTTGATTTCTTTatgttattttcttcattttctaataCACGAGACCTGATTTGATGTGTGCCTTTGAAATCCATGCAGGAAAAACTTTTCAGCATGCTGAGGGATGTATTAAAGAACAGGCCTAATGTGGATGTTGTGAAACTTCAAAAGTCG
It contains:
- the LOC102629299 gene encoding protein CLP1 homolog → MAYGGGVPAAMSGLASASASTIKLVKLERESELRIEVGEMPLRLRLLNGNAEIYGTELPPEIWLTFPPRLKFAVFTWYEATIEMDGTPETDYTADETPMVSYVNVNAVLEGRRNHAKASPSKDSDASQGPRVIVVGPTDSGKSTLSRMLLSWAAKLGWKPTFVDLDIGQGAITIPGCIAATPIELPIDPVEGIPLEMPLVYFFGHATPSNNVELYKVLVKELAQMLERQFNGNAESRAAGMVINTMGWIEGVGYELLLHAIDTFKANVVLVLGQEKLFSMLRDVLKNRPNVDVVKLQKSGGVVSRNSKVRQKARSYRIREYFYGLTNDLSPHANVANFSDFLVYRIGGGPQAPRSALPIGADPVANPLRIVPVNVDQELLHLVLAVSYAKDADQIISSNVAGFIFVTNVDTQRKTITYLAPSPGMLPSKYLIAGTLTWLET